One genomic segment of Capricornis sumatraensis isolate serow.1 chromosome 6, serow.2, whole genome shotgun sequence includes these proteins:
- the HAUS6 gene encoding HAUS augmin-like complex subunit 6, with protein sequence MRSAWVTSFEKKRLWMYLQALGFEPCLATIACGNTVSHTHFGVNMFDKLNRDAFHIVSYFLFQTLDKSLTKEVFKHCWPPFDQKRDVEFRKLFCEWLKKISAECGSSFPQVVGSLFLFPVGPKFIHVMYHFARFVAVKYIKTHSKNSSIRFTETFNVKPQDLHICLARCLVARNRFLQVLQREDCVTQKYQENAQLSVKQVRNLRSEYMGLQNQIKKMEPCDDQSNIQEKIQKVRSLWTSVNETLIFLEKEREVVSSVLSLDNNYTLDGTNIAINIPSLLLDKIEKQMGQLHIGNIYEAGKLNILTVFWLLNEVLKVMKYECCQTDQARLTIDLHFLEEETRFQRERLSDLKHMSIVKSSTPAVDLLPPMSPLSFDPASEEAYAKSILLQYPASLPVTPKQHIQENNCRRASDTLETKSDPANSPASFLLQPVPPLGGDIVTLLEKDTKLITIREKNETVPKKTPEFKVEDSSSSNIAKNTDSSACGGSLPAKKSNPFQKEQDHLVEEVAGAVLSNSPQLSEGKEVKLEELIDSLISNPFLTRSQIPRTPENLISEIRSSWRKAVDIEDNGRTEPIQVDTEHREELPESLPVMHNQKEFSMASFLSAATVSDSSHSHLPEEKVVSDCLKCVPQKPVVTTCIGEPATQNPSDLLNKDIICMQDLDCTTLQNKLLETSQIETFSPAVGNRRNVLGSSEEDNIKISDQSKASYEDFSMYNSMLWNCFQVSSGISSSFKDGDFGILHETLPEVGNISLISPSSTEATFKLEPNSPMHSGIFTDVVGEKQTTPESDFNLQATCSGYEALKKSPSERREEIYLSNPEILERHKPELSLTPQKMQTDDMLNFLGIHDLHIDYTKPSSRMSLGERKRSLSPLIKFSPVEERLKTAIPCNLGELLPDLTEEEILNKSLDAKVSPSDSTR encoded by the exons GAACATGTTTGACAAGCTGAACCGTGATGCCTTTCACatagtttcttattttttgtttcaaaCACTTGACAAGTCTCTCACCAAAGAAGTTTTCAA acatTGTTGGCCTCCATTTGATCAAAAGCGTGATGTTGAATTCCGAAAACTTTTCTGTGAATGGTTGAAAAAGATTTCT GCCGAATGTGGAAGTAGCTTTCCTCAAGTTGTTGGTTCACTATTTCTATTTCCGGTTGGTCCTAAGTTTATTCATGTAATGTATCACTTTGCAAGATTTGTTgcagtaaaatatataaaaacccaTTCTAAAA ATTCTTCTATACGTTTTACAGAGACATTTAATGTAAAACCACAAGATTTGCACATATGCCTTGCCAGATGCCTTGTAGCACGTAATAGATTTTTACaagttttgcaaagagaagatTGTGTTACccaaaaatatcaagaaaatgcACA ATTATCAGTTAAACAGGTACGAAATTTGAGATCAGAATATATGGGACtgcaaaaccaaataaaaaa AATGGAACCCTGTGATGACCAAAGTAATATACAAGAGAAAATTCAAAAG gTTCGGTCTTTGTGGACTTCAGTGAATGAAACACttatatttttggaaaaagagagagaagttgtTAGTTCAGTCCTTAGTCTTGATAACAATTATACTTTAGATGGAACTAACATTGCTATCAATATTCCGAGCCTCTTACTTGATAAAATTGAGAAACAAATGGGTCAG TTACACATAGGAAATATTTATGAGGCTGGAAAATTGAACATCTTAACAGTTTTTTGGTTATTAAATGAAGTCTTGAAAGTAATGAAATATGAATGTTGTCAGACTGACCAAGCAAGACTGACAATAGACCTTCACTTCCTTGAAGAAGAGACCAGATTTCAGAGAGAAAGACTGTCAGATCTGAAGCATATGAG TATAGTTAAGAGTTCTACTCCA GCTGTGGATCTTTTACCGCCTATGTCTCCACTTTCTTTTGATCCTGCCTCAGAGGAAGCATATGCGAAGAGCATTCTTTTACAGTATCCTGCTTCACTTCCAG TTACACCTAAGCAACATATCCAGGAAAATAATTGCAGAAGAGCAAGTGATACACTGGAAACTAAATCTGATCCAGCCAACAG ccCTGCTTCTTTCCTGTTACAGCCGGTTCCACCATTAGGTGGAGACATTGTTACATTACTTGAAAAG GACACGAAGTTGATAACTattagagagaaaaatgaaacagttcCTAAGAAAACACCAGAATTTAAAGTGGAAGACTCTTCATCATCAAATATTGCAAAGAATACAGATAGTAGTGCATGTGGAGGGTCTCTGCCAGCTAAAAAAAGCAATCCATTCCAGAAAGAGCAAGATCATCTGGTAGAAGAG gtTGCAGGGGCAGTTTTATCTAATTCACCACAGCTCTctgaaggaaaagaagtaaaattagaaGAACTAATTGACTCTCTAATTTCTAACCCGTTCTTAACAAGGAGTCAAATTCCCCGAACTCCAGAAAACTTGA TAAGTGAAATTCGGAGCTCATGGAGAAAAGCTGTTGATATAGAAGATAATGGACGTACAGAACCAATTCAAGTGGATACTGAACATAGAGAAGAATTGCCAGAATCCTTACCTGTGATGCATAATCAAAAAGAGTTTAGCATGGCCAGTTTCTTGTCAGCAGCCACTGTGTCCGATTCTAGTCATTCTCATCTGCCTGAAGAGAAAGTTGTTTCAGATTGCCTCAAGTGTGTGCCTCAGAAACCCGTGGTGACCACTTGCATAGGTGAACCAGCAACACAAAATCCATCAGATTTGTTAAATAAGGACATAATTTGTATGCAAGATTTGGACTGTACAACTTTACAGAACAAACTTTTAGAAACTAGCCAAATAGAGACATTTTCCCCTGCTGTAGGCAATAGAAGAAATGTGTTAGGTAGCAGTGAAGaagataatattaaaatatcagaCCAGTCAAAAGCTTCTTACGAAGACTTTTCCATGTATAACAGTATGTTATGGAACTGTTTTCAGGTATCAAGTGGAATTAGTTCCAGTTTTAAAGATGGTGATTTTGGCATATTACatgaaactcttccagaagttGGTAACATAAGTCTTATTAGCCCCAGTAGTACAGAGGCCACTTTTAAACTGGAACCAAATAGTCCTATGCACAGTGGCATTTTCACAGATGTTGTGGGAGAAAAACAGACTACTCCAGAATCAGACTTCAATTTACAGGCTACTTGCAGTGGATATGAGGCTCTGAAGAAATCTCCGTCCGAGCGAAGGGAAGAAATTTACCTCTCTAATCCTGAAATACTTGAAAGACACAAACCAGAATTGAGCCTTACTCCCCAAAAGATGCAGACTGATGATATGCTTAATTTTTTGGGCATTCATGATTTGCACATTGACTATACAAAACCATCTTCACGCATGTCCCTTGGTGAAAGAAAACGGTCTCTTTCACCACTAATTAAGTTTTCTCCAGTGGAAGAAAGATTGAAGACCGCAATACCATGTAACCTTGGAGAACTTCTACCTGATTTAACAG